A genomic stretch from Juglans microcarpa x Juglans regia isolate MS1-56 chromosome 3S, Jm3101_v1.0, whole genome shotgun sequence includes:
- the LOC121257365 gene encoding nuclear transport factor 2A isoform X2 produces MDPDQLAKAFVEHYYSTFDANRAGLVSLYQDESMLTFEGQKTQGSQNIVAKLTSLPFQQCQHGITTVDCQPSGPAGGMLVFVSGNLQLAGEQHALKFSQIFLNSSTFLLLQVKYWHKCHDNECPVY; encoded by the exons ATGGATCCGGACCAGTTAGCCAAAGCATTCGTGGAGCACTACTACTCGACGTTCGATGCGAACCGTGCGGGGCTGGTGAGCCTCTACCAGGACGAGTCGATGCTGACCTTCGAGGGCCAGAAGACCCAAGGCTCCCAGAACATCGTCGCCAAGCTCACTAGCCTCCCCTTCCAGCAGTGCCAGCACGGCATCACTACTGTCGATTGCCAGCCCTCTGGCCCCGCCGGCGGCATGCTCGTCTTCGTCAGCGGCAACCTCCAGCTCGCCGGCGAACAGCACGCCCTCAAGTTCAGCCAG ATCTTCCTTAATAGCAGTACATTCCTCCTCCTTCAAGTGAA GTATTGGCATAAATGTCATGATAACGAGTGTCCTGTTTATTGA
- the LOC121257365 gene encoding nuclear transport factor 2A isoform X6 — protein sequence MDPDQLAKAFVEHYYSTFDANRAGLVSLYQDESMLTFEGQKTQGSQNIVAKLTSLPFQQCQHGITTVDCQPSGPAGGMLVFVSGNLQLAGEQHALKFSQGLVALLGESRALFLSY from the exons ATGGATCCGGACCAGTTAGCCAAAGCATTCGTGGAGCACTACTACTCGACGTTCGATGCGAACCGTGCGGGGCTGGTGAGCCTCTACCAGGACGAGTCGATGCTGACCTTCGAGGGCCAGAAGACCCAAGGCTCCCAGAACATCGTCGCCAAGCTCACTAGCCTCCCCTTCCAGCAGTGCCAGCACGGCATCACTACTGTCGATTGCCAGCCCTCTGGCCCCGCCGGCGGCATGCTCGTCTTCGTCAGCGGCAACCTCCAGCTCGCCGGCGAACAGCACGCCCTCAAGTTCAGCCAG GGTTTGGTGGCACTGCTTGGTGAATCTCGTGCTTTGTTTTTATCCTATTG A
- the LOC121257365 gene encoding nuclear transport factor 2A isoform X1 encodes MDPDQLAKAFVEHYYSTFDANRAGLVSLYQDESMLTFEGQKTQGSQNIVAKLTSLPFQQCQHGITTVDCQPSGPAGGMLVFVSGNLQLAGEQHALKFSQIFLNSSTFLLLQVNHYQRLPRFFAFVIF; translated from the exons ATGGATCCGGACCAGTTAGCCAAAGCATTCGTGGAGCACTACTACTCGACGTTCGATGCGAACCGTGCGGGGCTGGTGAGCCTCTACCAGGACGAGTCGATGCTGACCTTCGAGGGCCAGAAGACCCAAGGCTCCCAGAACATCGTCGCCAAGCTCACTAGCCTCCCCTTCCAGCAGTGCCAGCACGGCATCACTACTGTCGATTGCCAGCCCTCTGGCCCCGCCGGCGGCATGCTCGTCTTCGTCAGCGGCAACCTCCAGCTCGCCGGCGAACAGCACGCCCTCAAGTTCAGCCAG ATCTTCCTTAATAGCAGTACATTCCTCCTCCTTCAAGTGAATCATTATCAGCGTCTCCCACGATTTTTTGCCTTTGTGATTTTCTGA
- the LOC121257365 gene encoding nuclear transport factor 2A isoform X7 encodes MDPDQLAKAFVEHYYSTFDANRAGLVSLYQDESMLTFEGQKTQGSQNIVAKLTSLPFQQCQHGITTVDCQPSGPAGGMLVFVSGNLQLAGEQHALKFSQGLVALLGESRALFLSY; translated from the exons ATGGATCCGGACCAGTTAGCCAAAGCATTCGTGGAGCACTACTACTCGACGTTCGATGCGAACCGTGCGGGGCTGGTGAGCCTCTACCAGGACGAGTCGATGCTGACCTTCGAGGGCCAGAAGACCCAAGGCTCCCAGAACATCGTCGCCAAGCTCACTAGCCTCCCCTTCCAGCAGTGCCAGCACGGCATCACTACTGTCGATTGCCAGCCCTCTGGCCCCGCCGGCGGCATGCTCGTCTTCGTCAGCGGCAACCTCCAGCTCGCCGGCGAACAGCACGCCCTCAAGTTCAGCCAG GGTTTGGTGGCACTGCTTGGTGAATCTCGTGCTTTGTTTTTATCCTATTG
- the LOC121257364 gene encoding histidine kinase 3-like has protein sequence MSLLHVVGFGLKVGHLLLMLCYWIVSVISMNWFINSGIVDTKTGLLGDSGKMWLKWWEKISGNSWKIHHYYQYIGSKKVPKAWWRKLLITWVLGWTIVSLWIFCYMRLQATEKRKETLASMCDERARMLQDQFNVSMNHIQAMSVMISTFHHGKNPSAMDQRTFARYTERTAFERPITSGVAYAVRVLHSEREQFEKQQGWTIKRMDTLEQNPVHEDDYAAEALEPSLIQEEYAPVIFAQDTISHVVSLDMLSGKEDRENVLRARASGKGVLSAPLRLVKTNRLGVILTFAVYKADLPSNVTLNERIQATDGYLGGVFDIESLVEKLLQQLASKQTIIVNVYDTTNDSHPISMYGSNVSDDGLQHVSTLNFGDPVRKHEMHCRFKQKPPWHWLAITTSIGILVIALLVGYIFHATVNRIAKVEDDYHKMMELKKRAEAADVAKSQFLATVSHEIRTPMNGVLGMLDMLMDTDLDVTQQDYVRTAQASGKALVSLINEVLDQAKIESGRLELEAVRFDLRAILDDILSLFSGKSQEKGVELAVYISDRVPEMLIGDPGRFRQIITNLMGNSIKFTEKGHIFVTVHLVEEVIGSIGVEMESPSKNTLSGFPVADRRCSWEGFKTLSGEGSTCPLSLSSSDLINLIVSVEDTGVGIPLEAQSRIFTPFMQVGPSISRTHGGTGIGLSISKCLVGLMNGEIGFVSIPKIGSTFTFTAVFTKGCSDPNEYKSQQINHQSNLASSEFQGMMALVVDPRPIRAKVSRYHIQRLGIHVEVVSDFNQVLSSINSGKTVTNMVLVEQEIWDRDSVISAHFINNLEKVDCGMPPKLFLLASSISPCRTRAATSSDHTPPIVMKPLRASMLAASLQRAMGVGGKGKPRTGEISGLSVCNLLLGRKILIVDDNNVNLKVAAGALKKYGADVVCADSGKKAISLLQPPHHFDACFMDIQMPEMDGFEATRKIREVECSINNLIQSGEVSVEAYDNISKWHVPILAMTADVIQATHEESIRCGMDGYVSKPFEAQQLYREVSRQFQSASNGNI, from the exons ATGAGTTTGCTTCACGTGGTTGGGTTTGGCCTTAAGGTGGGGCATCTGCTTTTGATGCTATGTTACTGGATTGTGTCTGTAATTTCCATGAACTGGTTCATAAATAGTGGAATAGTGGACACCAAGACTGGTTTACTTGGTGATAGTGGCAAGATGTGGCTAAAATGGTGGGAGAAGATCTCGGGAAACAGTTGGAAGATCCACCACTACTACCAGTATATTGGGTCTAAGAAAGTGCCCAAAGCATGGTGGAGGAAGCTCTTGATTACATGGGTACTTGGTTGGACCATAGTGTCTCTGTGGATCTTCTGCTACATGAGGTTACAAGCTACTGAGAAGAGGAAAGAGACCCTTGCAAGTATGTGTGACGAGAGGGCTAGGATGTTGCAGGATCAGTTTAATGTGAGTATGAATCATATCCAAGCCATGTCCGTTATGATCTCAACCTTCCACCATGGGAAGAACCCCTCTGCTATGGATCAG AGGACTTTTGCAAGGTACACGGAAAGAACTGCTTTTGAGAGGCCCATCACAAGTGGTGTGGCATATGCTGTTAGGGTGCTCCACTCAGAAAGGGAACAATTCGAGAAGCAACAAGGCTGGACCATTAAGAGGATGGATACCCTTGAACAAAACCCCGTTCATGAGGATGATTATGCCGCAGAAGCCTTAGAGCCATCCCTAATTCAGGAAGAATATGCTCCTGTCATCTTTGCACAGGATACCATTTCTCATGTGGTTTCACTTGATATGCTGTCGGGGaag GAAGATCGTGAGAATGTTTTGCGTGCCAGAGCATCAGGAAAGGGGGTTCTATCTGCTCCTTTGAGGCTAGTAAAAACAAATCGTCTTGGAGTTATATTGACATTTGCTGTCTACAAGGCAGATCTCCCCTCAAATGTTACGCTGAATGAGAGAATTCAAGCAACTGATGG ATATCTTGGGGGAGTATTTGATATTGAATCACTTGTGGAGAAGTTGCTTCAACAGCTTGCTAGTAAACAGACTATCATTGTGAATGTGTATGACACAACCAATGACTCACATCCAATCAGCATGTATGGCTCGAATGTATCGGATGATGGTTTGCAGCATGTTAGCACCCTTAATTTTGGAGATCCTGTCAGGAAGCATGAGATGCATTGCAG ATTCAAGCAAAAACCGCCATGGCATTGGCTAGCAATAACAACTTCTATTGGCATCCTCGTGATTGCATTACTTGTTGGATATATATTCCATGCAACTGTGAATCGAATTGCCAAAGTTGAAGATGATTACCATAAGATGATGGAGCTCAAAAAACGAGCTGAGGCTGCTGATGTTGCAAAATCTCAG TTCCTTGCTACCGTCTCCCATGAGATCAGAACCCCGATGAATGGTGTTCTCG GAATGTTAGATATGCTCATGGACACAGATCTGGATGTTACTCAACAAGATTATGTCAGAACTGCACAGGCCAGTGGAAAAGCTCTTGTCTCACTCATAAATGAGGTTTTAGACCAAGCAAAGATTGAATCTGGTAGACTTGAGCTTGAGGCCGTGCGTTTTGATCTGAGAGCAATTTTGGATGATATTCTCTCACTCTTTTCTGGAAAGTCCCAGGAAAAAGGAGTGGAG CTGGCAGTTTATATCTCAGATCGAGTTCCTGAAATGCTAATTGGTGATCCTGGAAGGTTTCGTCAAATCATTACCAATCTTATGGGTAACTCAATCAAA TTCACAGAGAAAGGGCACATATTTGTCACTGTTCATCTTGTTGAGGAAGTGATTGGCTCAATAGGAGTTGAGATGGAATCACCATCGAAGAACACATTGAGTGGATTCCCTGTTGCAGATAGGCGCTGCAGCTGGGAAGGATTTAAGACTCTCAGTGGAGAAGGATCCACTTGTCCTCTCTCATTGTCCTCCTCTGACCTTATCAACCTAATTGTTTCTGTTGAGGATACAGGAGTAGGAATCCCTCTTGAAGCCCAATCTCGTATCTTCACTCCTTTTATGCAGGTGGGTCCTTCCATCTCCCGAACACATGGAGGCACAGGTATTGGCCTAAGCATAAGCAAGTGTCTAGTTGGCCTAATGAATGGGGAAATTGGTTTTGTGAGCATACCAAAGATCGGTTCTACCTTTACATTTACTGCTGTCTTCACCAAAGGCTGCTCCGATCCAAATGAGTATAAGAGCCAGCAAATCAACCACCAATCCAATCTTGCATCCTCCGAATTTCAGGGCATGATGGCGTTAGTTGTGGACCCCAGACCAATCCGTGCCAAGGTGTCAAGATATCATATCCAACGGCTAGGAATTCATGTTGAAGTGGTTTCTGATTTCAATCAAGTTTTGTCTAGCATAAACAGTGGCAAAACAGTTACCAATATGGTACTAGTTGAGCAGGAGATTTGGGATAGGGATTCAGTCATTTCTGCTCATTTCATCAATAATTTAGAGAAGGTTGATTGTGGGATGCCTCCCAAGTTGTTCCTTCTAGCTAGTTCTATCAGCCCGTGCAGAACAAGAGCTGCAACTTCAAGTGATCACACCCCGCCAATCGTCATGAAGCCCCTGAGAGCAAGCATGCTTGCTGCCTCATTACAGCGAGCCATGGGTGTTGGGGGCAAGGGGAAACCCCGCACTGGGGAGATCTCTGGCTTGTCTGTCTGCAATCTTCTTCTTGGTAGAAAAATCCTTATTGTAGATGATAATAATGTGAATCTTAAAGTAGCTGCTGGTGCTTTGAAGAAGTATGGAGCTGATGTGGTCTGTGCAGACAGTGGGAAAAAGGCTATCTCATTGCTTCAACCACCTCACCATTTTGATGCCTGTTTCATGGATATCCAAATGCCTGAAATGGACGG GTTTGAAGCTACAAGAAAAATTAGGGAAGTGGAATGTAGTATCAATAATCTTATTCAAAGTGGGGAAGTATCTGTGGAAGCTTATGATAATATTTCAAAGTGGCATGTTCCCATTTTGGCCATGACAGCAGATGTAATACAGGCAACGCATGAGGAATCCATAAGATGTGGAATGGATGGATATGTTTCAAAACCATTTGAAGCACAACAACTTTATAGAGAGGTTTCACGCCAATTCCAATCGGCTTCAAATGGGAATATATAG
- the LOC121257365 gene encoding nuclear transport factor 2A isoform X4: protein MDPDQLAKAFVEHYYSTFDANRAGLVSLYQDESMLTFEGQKTQGSQNIVAKLTSLPFQQCQHGITTVDCQPSGPAGGMLVFVSGNLQLAGEQHALKFSQGLVALLGESRALFLSYCADLP from the exons ATGGATCCGGACCAGTTAGCCAAAGCATTCGTGGAGCACTACTACTCGACGTTCGATGCGAACCGTGCGGGGCTGGTGAGCCTCTACCAGGACGAGTCGATGCTGACCTTCGAGGGCCAGAAGACCCAAGGCTCCCAGAACATCGTCGCCAAGCTCACTAGCCTCCCCTTCCAGCAGTGCCAGCACGGCATCACTACTGTCGATTGCCAGCCCTCTGGCCCCGCCGGCGGCATGCTCGTCTTCGTCAGCGGCAACCTCCAGCTCGCCGGCGAACAGCACGCCCTCAAGTTCAGCCAG GGTTTGGTGGCACTGCTTGGTGAATCTCGTGCTTTGTTTTTATCCTATTG TGCAGATCTTCCTTAA
- the LOC121257365 gene encoding nuclear transport factor 2A isoform X5 yields the protein MDPDQLAKAFVEHYYSTFDANRAGLVSLYQDESMLTFEGQKTQGSQNIVAKLTSLPFQQCQHGITTVDCQPSGPAGGMLVFVSGNLQLAGEQHALKFSQGLVALLGESRALFSSSFK from the exons ATGGATCCGGACCAGTTAGCCAAAGCATTCGTGGAGCACTACTACTCGACGTTCGATGCGAACCGTGCGGGGCTGGTGAGCCTCTACCAGGACGAGTCGATGCTGACCTTCGAGGGCCAGAAGACCCAAGGCTCCCAGAACATCGTCGCCAAGCTCACTAGCCTCCCCTTCCAGCAGTGCCAGCACGGCATCACTACTGTCGATTGCCAGCCCTCTGGCCCCGCCGGCGGCATGCTCGTCTTCGTCAGCGGCAACCTCCAGCTCGCCGGCGAACAGCACGCCCTCAAGTTCAGCCAG GGTTTGGTGGCACTGCTTGGTGAATCTCGTGCTTTGTT TTCCTCCTCCTTCAAGTGA